Proteins from one Crocosphaera sp. UHCC 0190 genomic window:
- a CDS encoding J domain-containing protein: MQQVRNYYEILGVSRDATSEEIKKSFRKLARQYHPDVNPGDKTAEEKFKSLNEAYDVLSDETKRADYDLKRFGKGKRRPSRVQERIPRNGNRNNNNYRQEGDFWKFQDFDPGNTKRAKVVNPSRTARDVEAKLNIPLEKAYRGGRERIRLEDGRSLEVDMPPGMISGQKIRLKGQGLDGGDLYLKITINPHPFFELQGTDIACQIPLTPSEAILGGAIEIPTIDGLVKMTVPKGVRMGQRLRLANKGYPDGSGKRGDQLVEIQIVIPPDPSEEELALYEQIRAKEQFNPRQNWI, encoded by the coding sequence ATGCAGCAAGTCCGTAACTATTATGAGATTTTAGGGGTTTCTAGAGATGCCACCAGTGAAGAGATTAAAAAATCCTTTCGCAAACTCGCTCGGCAATACCATCCTGATGTAAATCCAGGGGATAAAACAGCGGAAGAGAAATTTAAAAGTCTCAATGAGGCCTATGATGTTCTCTCCGACGAAACCAAACGGGCCGATTATGACCTCAAGCGGTTTGGCAAAGGGAAACGCCGTCCCTCTCGTGTACAGGAGAGAATTCCCCGTAACGGCAACCGCAACAATAACAATTATCGTCAAGAAGGGGATTTTTGGAAATTCCAAGACTTTGACCCTGGGAATACCAAACGGGCCAAAGTAGTCAACCCCTCGCGTACTGCACGAGATGTAGAAGCAAAATTAAATATTCCCTTAGAAAAAGCCTATCGAGGGGGAAGGGAACGCATACGCTTAGAAGATGGGCGATCGCTAGAAGTGGATATGCCCCCAGGCATGATCAGCGGTCAAAAAATTCGCTTGAAAGGACAGGGCCTTGATGGGGGCGATCTCTATCTTAAAATTACCATTAATCCCCATCCCTTTTTCGAGTTACAAGGCACTGATATCGCTTGTCAAATTCCCTTAACCCCCAGTGAAGCTATTTTAGGGGGGGCGATCGAAATTCCGACCATTGACGGATTAGTTAAAATGACCGTTCCGAAAGGAGTCCGCATGGGACAACGTTTACGGTTAGCCAATAAAGGCTATCCTGATGGATCGGGTAAACGGGGGGATCAGTTGGTAGAAATTCAGATTGTGATTCCCCCAGATCCCAGTGAAGAAGAATTAGCCCTTTATGAGCAAATTCGTGCTAAAGAACAATTTAACCCCCGTCAAAACTGGATTTAA
- the ndhK gene encoding photosynthetic/respiratory NAD(P)H-quinone oxidoreductase subunit K, whose product MSPNPTSDLSALEQLQTEKILNPAARSQVTQDLSENIILTTVDDLHNWARLSSLWPLLYGTACCFIEFAALIGSRFDFDRFGLVPRSSPRQADLIITAGTITMKMAPALVRLYEEMPEPKYVIAMGACTITGGMFSSDSTTAVRGVDKLIPVDVYIPGCPPRPEAIFDAIVKLRKKVSNETIQERATVMEQTHRYYSTPHKMKAVPPILTGKYLATATRQAPPKELTEAIGMEVPPALASQKQQEEV is encoded by the coding sequence ATGAGTCCGAACCCAACCTCCGATTTATCCGCCTTAGAGCAGCTACAAACCGAAAAAATCCTCAACCCGGCTGCTCGTAGCCAAGTGACCCAAGATTTGTCAGAAAATATTATCCTAACCACCGTTGACGATCTCCACAACTGGGCCCGCTTATCCAGTTTATGGCCTTTGTTGTACGGAACGGCTTGCTGTTTTATCGAATTTGCCGCCCTCATCGGTTCTCGCTTCGATTTTGATCGTTTTGGTCTAGTTCCTCGTTCTAGCCCCAGACAAGCGGATTTAATCATTACTGCGGGAACGATTACCATGAAGATGGCCCCCGCTTTGGTGCGTCTTTATGAAGAAATGCCAGAACCCAAATATGTGATCGCTATGGGTGCTTGTACCATTACTGGGGGAATGTTTAGCAGCGACTCAACTACCGCAGTGCGTGGGGTCGATAAATTAATTCCGGTGGATGTCTATATTCCTGGGTGTCCTCCCCGTCCCGAAGCAATTTTTGATGCGATCGTCAAACTGCGGAAAAAGGTCTCTAATGAGACGATTCAGGAACGGGCCACGGTCATGGAACAAACCCACCGTTACTATAGCACCCCCCACAAAATGAAGGCAGTGCCTCCCATTTTGACCGGGAAATATTTGGCCACAGCAACCCGTCAAGCTCCTCCCAAGGAATTGACCGAAGCGATCGGCATGGAAGTTCCCCCCGCTTTAGCATCCCAAAAACAGCAGGAGGAAGTGTAA
- the ndhC gene encoding photosynthetic/respiratory NAD(P)H-quinone oxidoreductase subunit C, with protein MFVLNGYEYLLGFLLACSLVPILALTASKLLRPSGGGPERRTTYECGMEPIGGAWIQFNIRYYMFALVFVVFDVETVFLYPWAVAFSRLGLLAFVEALIFIAILVVALVYAWRKGALEWS; from the coding sequence GTGTTTGTCCTCAACGGTTACGAATATTTACTCGGCTTCTTACTCGCCTGTAGTTTAGTCCCTATTCTCGCACTAACGGCATCTAAACTCTTGCGTCCTAGTGGTGGTGGCCCCGAAAGACGCACCACCTATGAATGTGGCATGGAACCCATTGGCGGAGCTTGGATTCAATTCAACATCCGTTATTATATGTTTGCCCTGGTATTTGTGGTTTTCGATGTGGAAACCGTCTTTTTATACCCTTGGGCCGTTGCTTTCAGTCGCTTAGGGTTGTTAGCCTTCGTAGAAGCCCTAATTTTTATCGCTATTCTCGTTGTCGCCTTGGTTTATGCCTGGCGAAAAGGCGCGTTAGAATGGTCGTGA
- the dnaK gene encoding molecular chaperone DnaK, giving the protein MGKVVGIDLGTTNSVVAVMEGGKPVVIANSEGMRTTPSVVGFNKDGELVVGQMARRQAVLNPQNTFYGVKRFMGRQYAELTPESKQVPYTIRRDEYGNIKIKCPRLKKDFAPEEVSAMILRKLAEEAERYLGEPITGAVITVPAYFNDSQRQATRDAGKIAGLEVLRIINEPTAASLAYGLDQRISQKILVFDLGGGTFDVSVLEVGDGVFEVKSTSGDTQLGGGDFDKRVVDWLAEQFLEKEGVDLRKDRQALQRLTEAAEKAKIELSGVSVTDINLPFITATEDGPKHIETTLTRPQFEELCGELVSRLRRPIKRALNDARLTPVQIDEVILVGGGTRMPMIKGLVRSFIDKEPNENVNPDEVVAVGAAIQSGILGGQVTDILLLDVTPLSLGLETIGGVTKKLIPRNTTIPVRRSDIFSTGENNQTMVEIHVVQGEREMASDNKSLGRFKLTGIPPAPRGIPQVQVAFDIDANGILQVTARDRTTGREQSVTIQGASTLSEGEVNRMIRDASEFAEEDRQRRERVEKRNRAKALTDQSLRRLKEVTLDFGTQFTSSYRRQIEALNTEILDSLEKDDERRLDRAQADLQDVLYELNREVRLQYDDEEDEGIFESIRRTFTGDPEDDLPYNPRRTTYREDYGSPRYNERQDYGSPRYNERQDYGSPRYEERRDTRSPRYEKKYDDEYDDWGQEQVSRSPSRRPPAEPEGYSQKDSGSYYSRDRSRRIPAENQWDEDDDDWF; this is encoded by the coding sequence ATGGGCAAAGTAGTCGGCATTGATCTGGGGACAACGAATTCTGTCGTCGCCGTAATGGAAGGCGGAAAGCCAGTCGTTATCGCCAATTCAGAAGGAATGCGTACTACCCCTTCTGTGGTTGGTTTCAATAAAGATGGGGAATTAGTCGTGGGACAAATGGCAAGACGACAAGCTGTTCTTAACCCTCAGAACACATTTTATGGTGTCAAACGTTTCATGGGTCGTCAATATGCGGAACTTACCCCCGAATCAAAACAGGTTCCCTACACCATTCGTCGGGATGAATATGGCAATATCAAAATAAAATGTCCCCGTCTCAAAAAAGACTTTGCCCCCGAAGAAGTCTCCGCCATGATTCTCCGTAAGTTAGCAGAAGAAGCAGAACGCTATTTAGGAGAACCGATTACCGGGGCAGTTATTACCGTTCCCGCCTATTTTAACGACTCCCAACGACAAGCCACTAGAGATGCCGGAAAAATTGCCGGATTAGAAGTTTTACGCATCATTAACGAACCCACCGCCGCATCCTTGGCCTATGGGTTAGATCAAAGGATTTCTCAAAAAATCCTGGTATTTGATCTAGGGGGAGGAACCTTTGATGTCTCTGTCTTAGAAGTGGGTGACGGAGTATTTGAAGTGAAATCTACCAGTGGCGACACCCAATTAGGGGGAGGAGACTTTGATAAGCGTGTTGTAGACTGGTTAGCAGAACAATTCCTAGAAAAAGAAGGAGTAGACCTCCGCAAAGATAGACAAGCCCTACAACGTCTCACAGAAGCTGCTGAAAAGGCAAAAATTGAGCTATCTGGGGTCAGTGTCACCGATATTAACCTCCCCTTCATTACCGCCACAGAAGACGGGCCAAAACACATTGAAACCACCCTCACACGCCCTCAATTTGAAGAACTCTGTGGAGAATTGGTGAGTCGTCTGCGTCGTCCTATTAAACGGGCCTTAAACGATGCTAGATTAACCCCAGTGCAAATTGATGAAGTCATTTTAGTGGGAGGGGGAACCCGAATGCCCATGATTAAAGGGTTAGTTCGTAGCTTCATTGATAAAGAACCCAACGAAAACGTTAACCCAGATGAAGTGGTAGCTGTTGGGGCCGCCATTCAATCAGGTATTTTAGGGGGACAAGTGACAGATATCCTCCTCTTAGATGTGACTCCCCTCTCTTTGGGGTTAGAAACCATTGGCGGTGTCACAAAAAAATTAATTCCCCGTAATACAACTATTCCCGTCCGTCGTTCCGATATCTTCTCCACTGGGGAAAATAATCAAACTATGGTAGAAATTCATGTGGTACAAGGAGAACGGGAAATGGCCAGTGATAATAAATCCTTGGGACGGTTTAAACTGACAGGTATTCCCCCGGCCCCTAGAGGTATTCCTCAAGTCCAAGTGGCCTTTGATATTGATGCAAATGGTATCTTACAAGTTACTGCCCGCGATCGCACTACCGGAAGAGAACAAAGTGTTACGATTCAAGGGGCCTCAACCCTCAGCGAAGGGGAAGTTAACCGCATGATTCGAGATGCCTCTGAATTTGCGGAAGAAGACCGACAAAGACGGGAACGGGTCGAAAAACGCAATCGGGCCAAAGCCTTGACCGATCAGTCCTTACGACGATTAAAAGAAGTGACCCTAGACTTTGGCACTCAATTTACCAGTTCCTACCGTCGTCAAATCGAAGCCCTTAATACTGAAATTCTTGATAGTTTAGAAAAAGATGATGAACGCCGTTTAGATCGGGCCCAAGCCGACTTACAAGATGTTCTGTATGAACTCAATCGAGAAGTGCGTCTACAATACGATGACGAAGAAGATGAAGGCATCTTTGAATCCATTCGTCGTACCTTTACGGGTGATCCCGAAGACGACTTACCCTACAACCCCCGTCGTACAACCTATCGAGAGGATTACGGTTCTCCCCGTTATAATGAGCGTCAAGATTACGGTTCTCCCCGTTATAATGAGCGTCAAGATTACGGTTCTCCCCGTTATGAAGAACGTAGGGACACCCGTTCCCCCCGTTATGAGAAAAAATACGATGATGAATACGATGATTGGGGACAAGAACAGGTTTCTCGTTCTCCTTCCCGTCGCCCCCCTGCTGAACCCGAGGGATATTCCCAAAAAGACTCTGGGAGTTATTATAGCCGCGATCGCTCCCGTCGTATTCCCGCCGAAAATCAATGGGATGAAGATGATGATGATTGGTTCTAA
- a CDS encoding NAD(P)H-quinone oxidoreductase subunit J, with the protein MVDENTPENAPETEETAIIQAGPVSSWLTENGFDHDLLEPDHLGVELIKVAPEFLIPLSTALFAYGFNYLQCQGAYDLGPGKELVSFYHLIKVGDNSDRPEEVRVKVFLPRDNPHLPSVYWIWKAADWQERESYDMYGIVYDGHPDLKRILMPEDWIGWPLRKDYVSPDFYELQDAY; encoded by the coding sequence GTGGTTGATGAAAATACTCCCGAAAATGCCCCAGAAACGGAAGAAACCGCCATTATTCAAGCTGGTCCTGTTTCTAGTTGGTTGACGGAAAATGGTTTTGATCATGATTTGCTGGAACCGGATCATTTAGGGGTAGAGTTAATTAAGGTTGCACCAGAATTTCTGATTCCTTTGTCTACGGCCCTGTTTGCTTATGGATTTAATTATTTGCAATGTCAGGGGGCCTATGATTTGGGGCCAGGGAAAGAGTTAGTTAGCTTCTATCATTTGATTAAGGTGGGAGATAATAGCGATCGCCCTGAAGAGGTGCGTGTCAAGGTGTTTTTGCCCAGAGATAACCCCCATCTTCCTTCAGTTTACTGGATTTGGAAAGCAGCAGACTGGCAGGAAAGGGAAAGCTATGATATGTATGGCATTGTCTATGACGGACATCCTGATCTAAAACGCATTTTAATGCCGGAAGATTGGATTGGTTGGCCCCTGCGGAAAGATTATGTTTCCCCCGATTTTTACGAGTTACAAGATGCTTATTAA